TGCCGATCGTCAACGGCCTCACCGACGACGCCCATCCCTGCCAGACGCTCGCCGACCTGCTGACGATCCGCGAGCAGGAGGGCGGGTTCGAGGAGCGTTCCGGGAGTGAACCGTCCGGAGGCGCGTCGAACAGCGGCTTCGACGGTGTGTCGGTCGCCTGGATCGGCGACGGGAACAACGTCGCCCAGTCGTTTACCGTCGGTGCCGCGCTGACGGACATCGACCTGACGGTCGCGACGCCCGAGGGGTACGGGATCGACGACGACGTACTCGATCGCGCCCGCGGTCTCGGCGCCGATCCGACAGTTACGCACGATCCCGTCGAAGCTGCTACGGACGCGGACATCATCTACACCGACGTCTGGATCAGTATGGGCCAGGAGGACGAACGCGACGTCCGGATGAACGACTTCGAGGGGTTCCAGGTCTGTTCGGACCTCCTCGAACACGCGCCCGGGGCGTCGGTCATGCACTGCCTGCCGGCCCACCGCGGCGAGGAGATCACCGACGACGTCATCGAGAGCGATCGATCGGTCGTCTTCGACCAGGCCGAGAACCGGCTTCACGCCCAGAAGGCGCTATTGAGTTGGCTGCTCGAGTAGTAAGTCGATCGGCTTTTCGGCGCTCGACTGACGGACGTTCGTGATGGTGAGCGATCGGCGCCGCGTCACGGCGCATCGTCGCCCCGGGCCGCGCCGTGTGCCGGTAAACGAGCCGTTTTTCGTGTCGAAACGTTGTCTTTAGTGGTGCCTATAACTGTCCCACGAAGCGAACGATCGGGTGAAATCAAATAGGGACCTGTCGAAGCGGCAGTAGCAGCATGCCGTTCAGACTGCTGCTCGCCGTACTCCTCATGCTGTTGGGGCCAGCGGCGCTGATCGCACTGTATCTGGTGTAGGCGGGCACGGGGGGAAACGGAGGTATCGGCTGTCGACCAGGGGGTTGCGGATACCCTTTTTCGGTTCGGGTCTATCGCGCCAGCACCGCGTAGGTGGCCCCGAGGACGAGTCCGTACGCGGCGTGACCGATGAGACTCTCGACGGCGACGTTCGGTACTGCGGGTGCCATCGCGAAGCCGACTGCCGAGAGCCAGATCGGCATCACGACGACGGCGAGGATCGCCCACACGACCAGTCCGTAGCCGAGACCGGCAGCAGTGGCTCCGAGCGGTCCGACGTCGGTTCGCCCCGCAGCCGCGAGCGCCGCCGCGAAGACGACGCCCAGGACGGCACCGTGTGACACGTGAACGATCATTCCCGCGAGGCCGCCTTCGAGACCGTACATCGAGGGGATCGCCATCTCGATGACTGCGGGCGTCTGTATCGCCATCATCGCACCGAAGACGATCGCGCCGACGATCCCGCCGACGGTCCCCGCCTGCCAGGGTTCGAGTGCTGTTCCGAGCCGTTCGTCCGTTCGCGTTCGTACTTCCGATGCCATGTGGGGGCATACCGTACGGGTGCGTGTAGCAGTATCCCGGTCGGGCATCGATCGTACACAGCCGCCGAAGACAGAATCCCGACCCGCGTGGACACAAAGGCTCTTTGAACAGGCGAACCCAGTTCGAATCGATGGCGGACCCCCTTCGGATCGAGGCGGGAGAACTCGCGGAGGATGCGATTCTCGACGCCCTGCAGAACGGCCGGCGGATCGTGGTCACGACGACGATGCTCGGTACGGACCACGAGGTGACGCTACGGTACGACGGCTCGGTGTACTACTGCGACACGCCGACGAGGCTGCACCGTCACGAGAGCGAGCGCGAGATGCGAACCTGCGTGCAGAAGATGGGATACGCCAGCGATCAGTCGCCGGAATCGGGGTGAGCAGTTCTTTGAGCCAGGAGTCCCTACGTAGCGTATGGCGAGCGAACCCCGACACCGACTCGGCGAGTTACTGGAGGATTCGAACCCACAGTTCGAGAAGGTGATGAGCTGCGTCTTCGGGATCGAGGACCACGAAACGCGAACGTATCTCGTGCTGTGTGAGTTCCCCGGCAGCACGATCGAGGAATTGGCGGCTGCCCTCGACCGCGACCGGAGTACGGTCAACCGCGCACTGTCGACGCTTCACGAGCGAGGGCTCGTTCGCCGGGAACGGCGCTTGCTGGACGGTGGGGGCTACGTCTACCAGTACACGGCCGTCGCGCTCCCCGAGGCCAAGGAGATCCTCCACGAGGCACTCGACGCCTGGACGGCGACGGTCCACGACGTGATCGACGAGTTCGACGGCGGATCGAGCGAGACCGGGGCCGGGACCGGCCCCGAGACCACCGGCGAGTAACCGTCGAATCCGCGTGCTTTTTGTCCCTCGCCTCCTCCCGCTCGACAATGAGTCTCAGCCTTGCCGCTCCCCAGCCGGAGCCGCCGGCCGACGCCGACGACGGCGTCTGGCTCGAGTGCATCGAGTGCACTGGCACGTTCGCGCCGTTCGACGACGTTCGCTACACCTGTGACGAGTGTGGCGGGTTGCTCGAGGTCCGATACGCGGAGCTACCGACGTTCGACGACTTCGCGGGCGAGGGCGTCTGGCGCTACGCCGACGCGCTCCCGTTCGAGGAGGGCGTGACGACCCAGGAGGGTGCGACCCCGCTGTACGAGGTCCCCCGACTC
The nucleotide sequence above comes from Halosolutus halophilus. Encoded proteins:
- the argF gene encoding ornithine carbamoyltransferase; amino-acid sequence: MSSGDVRHFLEIDDLSTDELETVLDRAAAYKRAQQAGEDHPDLAGQTLGMIFQKPSTRTRVSFETGMTQLGGHAVFLGEDDIQLGRGEPLKDTSRTLSRYVDAVMARVFKHENIEVLAEYSSVPIVNGLTDDAHPCQTLADLLTIREQEGGFEERSGSEPSGGASNSGFDGVSVAWIGDGNNVAQSFTVGAALTDIDLTVATPEGYGIDDDVLDRARGLGADPTVTHDPVEAATDADIIYTDVWISMGQEDERDVRMNDFEGFQVCSDLLEHAPGASVMHCLPAHRGEEITDDVIESDRSVVFDQAENRLHAQKALLSWLLE
- a CDS encoding histidine kinase, producing the protein MASEVRTRTDERLGTALEPWQAGTVGGIVGAIVFGAMMAIQTPAVIEMAIPSMYGLEGGLAGMIVHVSHGAVLGVVFAAALAAAGRTDVGPLGATAAGLGYGLVVWAILAVVVMPIWLSAVGFAMAPAVPNVAVESLIGHAAYGLVLGATYAVLAR
- a CDS encoding helix-turn-helix domain-containing protein; this encodes MASEPRHRLGELLEDSNPQFEKVMSCVFGIEDHETRTYLVLCEFPGSTIEELAAALDRDRSTVNRALSTLHERGLVRRERRLLDGGGYVYQYTAVALPEAKEILHEALDAWTATVHDVIDEFDGGSSETGAGTGPETTGE